A region of Jannaschia sp. W003 DNA encodes the following proteins:
- a CDS encoding polyprenyl synthetase family protein: protein MSLRPALETAQREVQAALDDLLGGFEGPVGEAMRYASQGGKRLRAFLVLETAALHDVPRSRALRAAAAIECVHAYSLVHDDLPCMDDDDLRRGRPTVHRRWDEATAVLAGDALLTAAFEILADPATHPDAAVRIGLVAALARDAGAAGMVLGQAQDIAAESAGAPLSLEAITALQRLKTGRLLEWPCLAGPALAKTRPEGLDVYARALGLAFQIADDLLDVEGDAAAAGKALGKDAAANKATFVSLLGTQGARARAEALVAEAEAALLPYGDRAARLRAVARYMVTRDR from the coding sequence GTGAGCCTCCGACCTGCGCTGGAGACGGCGCAGCGCGAGGTGCAGGCGGCGCTGGACGACCTGCTCGGGGGCTTCGAGGGCCCCGTGGGCGAGGCCATGCGCTACGCCTCGCAGGGCGGGAAGCGCCTGCGCGCGTTCCTCGTGCTGGAGACGGCGGCGCTCCACGACGTGCCCCGGTCGCGCGCCCTGCGGGCCGCGGCGGCGATCGAGTGCGTCCACGCCTACTCGCTGGTGCATGACGACCTGCCCTGCATGGACGACGACGACCTGCGACGGGGCCGCCCCACGGTGCACCGCCGCTGGGACGAGGCGACCGCGGTGCTGGCGGGCGACGCGCTGCTGACGGCAGCCTTCGAGATCCTGGCCGACCCGGCGACCCACCCCGACGCCGCCGTGCGGATCGGCCTCGTGGCCGCCCTGGCGCGCGACGCGGGCGCGGCCGGCATGGTGCTGGGGCAGGCGCAGGACATCGCCGCCGAGAGCGCGGGCGCGCCTTTGTCGCTGGAGGCGATCACCGCGCTCCAGCGGCTCAAGACCGGGCGCCTGCTGGAGTGGCCCTGCCTCGCCGGGCCGGCGCTGGCCAAGACCCGCCCCGAGGGGCTGGACGTGTATGCCCGCGCCCTGGGGCTGGCGTTCCAGATCGCCGACGACCTGCTCGACGTGGAGGGCGACGCCGCGGCGGCCGGCAAGGCGCTCGGCAAGGACGCGGCCGCGAACAAGGCCACCTTCGTGTCGCTGCTGGGGACGCAGGGCGCCCGCGCCCGCGCCGAGGCGCTGGTGGCCGAGGCCGAGGCCGCCCTTTTGCCTTATGGCGATCGCGCCGCTAGGTTGCGCGCCGTCGCCCGCTACATGGTGACCCGCGACCGCTGA
- a CDS encoding exodeoxyribonuclease VII small subunit, with protein sequence MADDVGKMSFEQAMAELEQLVNQLDGGEVPLEESIALYERGAKLREHCDAKLRAAEERVEQITLDAGGRPTGTRPADAQ encoded by the coding sequence ATGGCCGACGACGTTGGGAAGATGAGCTTCGAGCAGGCCATGGCCGAGCTGGAGCAGCTGGTGAACCAGCTGGACGGGGGCGAGGTGCCGCTGGAAGAGTCGATCGCTCTCTACGAGCGCGGCGCCAAGCTCCGCGAGCACTGCGACGCCAAGCTGCGCGCCGCCGAGGAGCGGGTGGAGCAGATCACCCTCGACGCCGGGGGCCGGCCCACCGGCACGCGGCCCGCCGACGCCCAGTGA
- a CDS encoding histone deacetylase family protein, whose product MTLLFTHPDADAHENPPGHPEQVARLHAVRRALEDVALDRRTPEPAAPEAVLRCHPQAYLDALEAASPTEGWAQLDADTSMAPGSLGAAWLAAGAACEAVDAVAEGGRAFVAMRPPGHHAETARPMGFCLLGTVAIAARHALASGCERVAVVDFDVHHGNGTQDLLRDEARALFVSTHQSPLWPGTGDPSETGAHGQVMNRTLPPFSDGAAFRRLMEREVLPALDAHAPDLVLISAGFDAHRDDPLAQLEWDEADFRWATERLVEVAETHAGGRVVSSLEGGYDLAALGRSVRAHVEALGS is encoded by the coding sequence ATGACCCTTCTCTTCACCCATCCCGACGCCGACGCCCACGAGAACCCGCCGGGGCATCCCGAGCAGGTGGCCCGGCTCCACGCGGTGCGCCGCGCGCTGGAGGACGTGGCGCTCGACCGGCGCACGCCGGAGCCGGCGGCGCCCGAGGCGGTGCTGCGGTGCCACCCGCAGGCGTATCTCGACGCGCTGGAGGCCGCCTCGCCCACCGAGGGCTGGGCGCAGCTCGATGCGGACACCTCGATGGCGCCCGGCTCGCTCGGTGCTGCCTGGCTCGCCGCCGGCGCCGCCTGCGAGGCGGTGGACGCGGTCGCGGAGGGAGGCCGCGCCTTCGTGGCCATGCGTCCGCCGGGGCACCACGCCGAGACCGCCAGGCCGATGGGCTTCTGCCTGCTGGGCACCGTCGCCATCGCCGCCCGCCATGCCCTTGCCTCGGGCTGCGAGCGGGTCGCCGTGGTCGACTTCGACGTGCACCACGGCAACGGCACGCAGGACCTGCTGAGGGACGAGGCGCGCGCGCTGTTCGTCTCCACCCACCAGTCGCCGCTCTGGCCTGGCACGGGCGACCCGTCCGAGACCGGGGCCCACGGGCAGGTCATGAACCGCACCCTGCCCCCCTTCTCGGACGGCGCCGCCTTCAGGCGGCTGATGGAGCGCGAGGTGCTGCCCGCGCTCGACGCCCACGCCCCCGACCTCGTGCTGATCTCGGCGGGCTTCGACGCCCACCGCGACGACCCACTCGCGCAGCTGGAATGGGACGAGGCGGACTTCCGCTGGGCGACCGAGCGCCTCGTGGAGGTGGCCGAGACCCATGCGGGGGGGCGGGTGGTGTCGTCGCTCGAGGGCGGCTATGACCTCGCCGCGCTGGGCCGATCGGTCCGCGCGCACGTGGAGGCGCTGGGGAGCTGA